A region of Syngnathoides biaculeatus isolate LvHL_M chromosome 20, ASM1980259v1, whole genome shotgun sequence DNA encodes the following proteins:
- the LOC133493201 gene encoding Friend virus susceptibility protein 1-like isoform X1 — MNPAATPLALCDMLKRVDVNARAPLGGTEQMLWMCAETWKNCVLELDKVRSAENQKAQEVIQLEVIVKELKEHLAKMQSITKRAVMHISRVARRGRKKKPRKIEQAQIRSFTTGLSAQWNPEEWNGDMWGDDDNYVDDEYDKGVRPDPPPQTGLYPSLKGLQIHPITRRKEQRRVIPDQIQDLMGADGRPILDENGERVRGLVPQAQPEAELFMTREDYTQEETTHIVTKYHQKPGEPIDVWLIRLLDEAADAVIIDAGDYQRFAALSTDSQLNAEFQGMCRVMGGDVGLPLSALYGAATQLIFPSYQDWPELRGQWSTIRDAVMRLTRLCMRHSISSDGSVEIRDGEVPKMIRDAIIHDAPPHYRAAVLTILLGAADLTFSMVKSRLAELATLGDWSNVSVPRDREPREKPRENRNSFAKNGKPEGSRSDMWRALIKAGVPAEEIDGVPTSALAEKCRQKRLQVRCFSGGGFPQMTMGVAELTSMLKELIKPPPIVSPTIPPIAPPTAPPLPREEEETSSSEEEEEEEVRQVAAVQRRKKGKKGKNKRRHHSDE; from the coding sequence ATGAATCCCGCTGCCACGCCGCTGGCATTATGTGATATGTTGAAGCGGGTGGATGTGAATGCTCGTGCTCCGCTGGGAGGCACGGAGCAGatgttgtggatgtgtgcggaaacttggaaaaattgcgtgttggagttggataaggttagaagcgcagaaaatcaaaaggcgcaagaggttatccagctagaggttatagtgaaagaattaaaggagcatttggcaaaaatgcagaGTATAACGAAAAGAGCTGTAATGCATATCTCCCGAGTGGCGCGAAGAGGGCGAAAGAAGAAACCTCGTAAAATAGaacaagcgcaaatccgttcatTCACCACTGGGCTCTCAGCGCAGTGGAATCCGGAGGAGTGGAACGGGGATATGTGGGGTGATGATGATAATTATGTTGATGATGAATATGATAAAGGTGTAAGACCGGACCCGCCACCACAGACCGGGTTGTATCCCTCGTTAAAGGGGCTGCAGATACACCCTATCACGCGACGAAAAGAGCAGCGACGCGTGATACCGGATCAAATCCAGGATCTGATGGGGGCGGACGGTCGACCGATTCTGGATGAAAATGGCGAGCGAGTGCGGGGGCTGGTCCCACAAGCGCAGCCAGAGGCAGAATTGTTTATGACTAGAGAAGATTATACACAGGAAGAGACTACTCATATTGTAACAAAGTATCATCAGAAACCGGGTGAACCGATCGATGTTTGGCTCATTCGGTTGCTAGACGAAGCAGCTGATGCCGTTATTATTGATGCTGGGGATTATCAGCGGTTCGCAGCGCTTTCCACCGATAGCCAGCTAAACGCGGAATTCCAGGGAATGTGCAGAGTCATGGGCGGTGATGTAGGGCTCCCTCTCTCGGCGTTATATGGGGCAGCCACGCAGCTGATATTTCCATCATATCAAGATTGGCCAGAACTGAGAGGGCAATGGTCAACCATCAGGGATGCAGTGATGAGATTGACACGGTTGTGTATGAGGCACTCAATTTCGAGTGATGGCTCTGTGGAAATAAGAGATGGGGAGGTCCCGAAAATGATCCGGGATGCGATAATACATGATGCTCCCCCACATTATAGAGCGGCGGTATTAACTATTTTGTTGGGAGCCGCTGACCTGACATTCTCGATGGTGAAAAGTAGGTTGGCGGAGTTAGCAACGCTCGGGGACTGGTCTAACGTGAGTGTGCCGCGTGATCGTGAACCACGTGAAAAACCGAGGGAAAATCGGAACAGTTTCGCGAAAAATGGAAAACCTGAGGGAAGCAGAAGTGATATGTGGAGGGCACTAATCAAAGCAGGGGTTCCAGCTGAGGAAATTGACGGGGTTCCTACGTCAGCGCTTGCTGAAAAATGCAGACAGAAGAGACTGCAGGTTAGATGTTTCTCTGGAGGAGGCTTTCCTCAAATGACGATGGGCGTGGCGGAGTTAACCAGTATGCTCAAAGAGTTGATAAAGCCCCCTCCCATTGTCTCTCCTACCATTCCTCCTATTGCACCTCCCACAGCACCTCCCTTAccacgggaggaggaggagacttcgtcaagcgaggaggaggaggaggaggaagtaaGGCAAGTAGCAGCAGTGCAGCGACGGAAAAAGGGgaagaaaggcaaaaataaacgACGCCATCATAGTGATGAATAG